A region of Moorena producens PAL-8-15-08-1 DNA encodes the following proteins:
- a CDS encoding alpha/beta fold hydrolase, whose amino-acid sequence MTTATNPTQINSGIGGTKNFYNWNWQDRQYRVVYETIGAGNPVLLLPAFSTVSSRTEMKGIANLLATNYQVTVLDWLGFGESQCPPVDYNPVLFQQLLADFVNSVFNNSSIILMAAGHASGYALKFAQDNPDSISKLILVAPTWKGPLRVMGLPDGVRNGVKNLVRSPWLGQTLYYLNTTPSFLRLMYKRHVYVDQSKLTPEFIAQKHKITSKDGGRYASAAFVTGTIDPVANREEFLQLLGSVPMPVLMILAENAPPKSKAEMIAMAELEQVQTVRLAGTLGISEEYYEAVTAVIEDFI is encoded by the coding sequence ATGACTACAGCAACTAATCCGACTCAGATTAACTCTGGTATTGGCGGTACCAAAAATTTCTACAACTGGAATTGGCAAGACAGACAGTATCGAGTGGTCTACGAAACTATCGGCGCAGGAAACCCCGTACTGTTACTGCCTGCTTTTAGTACCGTTTCTAGTCGTACAGAAATGAAAGGTATTGCCAATCTACTCGCTACCAACTATCAAGTTACCGTTCTAGATTGGTTAGGATTTGGCGAGTCTCAATGCCCTCCTGTGGATTACAATCCTGTATTATTTCAGCAGTTATTAGCAGATTTTGTTAACTCTGTTTTTAATAATAGCTCAATTATTTTAATGGCTGCCGGTCATGCTTCCGGATACGCTTTGAAATTTGCCCAAGATAATCCAGATAGTATTTCTAAACTAATTTTAGTGGCTCCCACTTGGAAAGGACCGTTAAGAGTAATGGGTTTACCGGATGGAGTGAGAAACGGAGTAAAAAACCTAGTGCGATCGCCCTGGTTAGGTCAGACTCTATACTATCTCAACACTACCCCTTCATTTCTGCGCTTGATGTATAAACGCCACGTCTATGTGGATCAGAGCAAACTAACTCCCGAATTTATCGCCCAAAAACACAAAATCACTTCCAAAGATGGCGGCAGATATGCCTCGGCTGCCTTTGTTACTGGCACAATCGATCCTGTAGCTAATCGGGAGGAATTTTTGCAGCTTTTAGGCTCTGTTCCCATGCCCGTATTAATGATATTAGCGGAAAATGCGCCACCTAAATCAAAAGCGGAAATGATAGCGATGGCGGAGTTAGAACAGGTGCAAACCGTTCGATTGGCTGGAACGTTAGGTATTTCTGAAGAGTATTATGAAGCGGTAACAGCAGTGATTGAGGATTTTATTTAG
- a CDS encoding DUF5615 family PIN-like protein: MTIWVDANLSPGIATWINNTFGVTALALRDIGLRDAEDPEIFEAAKAQSVIFMTKDSDFVDLVDRLGSPPQIIWLTCGNTSNDRLREILTVTLPEALELLRSGETLVEIRGD, encoded by the coding sequence ATGACAATTTGGGTAGACGCAAATTTGTCGCCTGGGATTGCAACTTGGATTAACAATACTTTTGGAGTGACAGCATTAGCTTTACGGGATATTGGTTTGAGAGATGCTGAAGATCCTGAGATTTTTGAGGCAGCAAAGGCTCAAAGCGTTATCTTCATGACTAAAGACAGTGATTTTGTCGATCTAGTCGATCGCCTTGGCTCACCACCTCAAATTATCTGGTTGACCTGTGGTAACACCTCAAATGATCGGTTGCGAGAAATTTTGACTGTTACTTTACCAGAAGCACTAGAGCTTCTACGGTCTGGTGAAACATTAGTTGAAATTAGGGGAGACTAG
- a CDS encoding DUF433 domain-containing protein, producing MSDLLKRITINPRQCGGRPCIRGMRIRVSDVLDLFAAGLSAEQILAEMPDLEANDLQAALLYASRKLNHPVLVP from the coding sequence ATGTCAGATTTGCTTAAAAGAATTACCATTAATCCGAGACAGTGCGGTGGTCGCCCTTGTATTCGAGGTATGAGAATTAGAGTATCCGATGTACTGGATTTGTTTGCGGCTGGACTGAGTGCTGAGCAAATCTTAGCAGAAATGCCTGATTTAGAAGCAAATGATTTGCAGGCAGCACTTCTATATGCCTCACGTAAGCTTAATCATCCGGTGCTGGTGCCATGA
- a CDS encoding filamentous hemagglutinin N-terminal domain-containing protein produces the protein MKPRIDRLVAASPFVLCSLLGATTALGQITPDNTLGKVSSVVTPNVNVNGNLADLIEGGAIRDSNLFHSFSDFNVAEFGRVYFGLPAGIANILSRVTGGNISNILGTLGVLGNANLFVINPNGIVFGPNSRLDVGGSFFGSTADSVLFDDGTVFSAKNPNGKPLLTINIPSGLQYGSNPGSITNQSREFQVPDGQTIGLIGGEVTIPGGALWAFNGRIELGSVGSNGVVKLTPTDTSFVLDYSPVQEFQDISLSDGAFVTTSGEGGGSMQVQGANVSLRDRSRVLASTLRSQNGGGIVVEASQLSLEGGSQINTNVLGSGQGGKLTVDASESVRVIGVSADGTLSALRAQVFPGATGNGGNLNITTGQLMVSDGAVVSAGTFGEGDGGDLTVNADSRVLLIGTTADGRFGSGLFTATQRAGKAGELNITTGQLMVSDGAQVSAGTFGLGDGGSLSVNASSSVQVIGTSANGQFSSGLFTATQRAGKAGELNITTGQLMVSDGAQVSAGTFGLGDGGNLTVDASSSVQLIGRSADGRFGSGLFTATQGTGNAGDLKISSEQLIVSDGARVSARSLEQGSSAGTVDINADSIFLNNNGIITAETGGDKGNITLSSRDIRLLNKSKITTDAENTTGGNIVIDTDTLVGLGNSDITANAQQGRGGSVTIKAKGIFGLEFRDRETPENDITATSELGPSFNGQVILKTSVDPTSGLTELPGSPVDAEAILANDLCGFENNRIAGGSSFTISGKGGLPASADDPVINTDRTVGWLSRPGLASSRQALQKQPKAKGHATRTVRPPQDKKVIIEAQGWVIAKDGTIILTAQPFRGTPVEQILPNLDCHSGVGSRESGVGSRE, from the coding sequence ATGAAACCTCGGATTGACCGACTTGTGGCAGCAAGTCCCTTTGTGCTGTGTTCTCTACTGGGTGCAACTACGGCATTAGGGCAAATCACCCCAGATAATACCCTGGGGAAGGTCAGCTCTGTGGTAACCCCCAATGTCAATGTTAACGGTAACCTGGCAGATTTGATAGAAGGTGGCGCGATTAGAGACAGTAATCTCTTCCACAGCTTTTCAGATTTCAATGTGGCAGAGTTCGGGCGAGTTTATTTTGGCTTACCTGCTGGAATTGCCAACATCTTGAGTCGCGTAACTGGAGGTAATATTTCCAATATTTTAGGAACTCTGGGAGTGTTGGGCAATGCTAACTTATTTGTGATAAATCCAAACGGTATTGTCTTCGGTCCCAATAGCAGACTGGATGTGGGAGGGTCATTTTTTGGGAGTACTGCTGATAGTGTGTTGTTTGACGATGGCACAGTATTTAGCGCTAAAAATCCCAATGGGAAACCGTTATTAACTATTAATATACCATCTGGGTTGCAATATGGTTCAAATCCAGGAAGTATTACTAATCAGTCTAGGGAGTTTCAGGTACCAGATGGTCAAACCATAGGGCTAATTGGTGGTGAGGTTACTATTCCTGGTGGCGCTCTATGGGCATTTAATGGACGGATTGAGCTGGGGAGTGTTGGTTCTAATGGTGTGGTGAAATTGACACCAACCGATACTAGTTTTGTGTTGGATTATTCACCAGTTCAAGAGTTTCAGGATATTAGTTTGTCCGACGGTGCTTTTGTCACTACCAGTGGGGAAGGTGGTGGGAGTATGCAGGTGCAGGGAGCTAATGTGAGTTTACGCGATCGCTCTCGTGTATTAGCGAGTACCCTCAGAAGTCAGAATGGCGGTGGGATAGTGGTTGAGGCTTCACAGTTGAGTCTTGAGGGTGGTTCTCAAATAAATACAAATGTATTGGGCTCAGGACAGGGGGGAAAGTTGACAGTGGATGCCTCTGAATCTGTTCGAGTAATTGGTGTATCGGCTGATGGTACTCTCAGCGCTTTGAGAGCCCAAGTTTTTCCAGGAGCCACAGGAAATGGGGGAAATTTGAATATTACCACTGGGCAGTTAATGGTCTCTGATGGAGCAGTTGTTTCAGCTGGCACTTTTGGTGAAGGGGACGGCGGAGATTTGACTGTGAATGCCGACTCTAGGGTTCTACTCATTGGTACAACAGCCGATGGTCGGTTTGGCAGTGGCTTGTTTACTGCCACTCAAAGGGCAGGAAAAGCGGGAGAGTTGAATATTACCACTGGGCAGTTAATGGTCTCTGATGGAGCACAAGTTTCAGCTGGCACTTTTGGTCTTGGGGACGGGGGAAGCTTAAGTGTGAATGCCTCCTCTAGTGTTCAAGTGATTGGTACCTCAGCCAATGGTCAGTTTTCCAGCGGCTTGTTTACTGCCACTCAAAGGGCAGGAAAAGCGGGAGAGTTGAATATTACCACTGGGCAGTTAATGGTCTCTGATGGAGCACAAGTTTCAGCTGGCACTTTTGGTCTTGGGGACGGGGGAAATTTGACTGTGGATGCCTCCTCTAGTGTTCAACTGATTGGTAGATCAGCCGATGGTCGGTTTGGCAGCGGCTTGTTTACTGCCACTCAAGGGACAGGAAATGCAGGAGATTTGAAGATTAGCAGTGAGCAGTTAATTGTCTCTGATGGAGCACGAGTTAGTGCTAGAAGCCTTGAACAGGGCAGTTCAGCAGGCACCGTAGATATTAATGCCGACTCCATCTTCCTAAACAACAATGGAATCATCACAGCAGAAACAGGAGGAGACAAAGGCAATATTACTCTATCTTCCCGTGACATCCGACTCCTCAACAAAAGCAAGATTACCACTGACGCTGAGAATACCACTGGGGGCAATATAGTCATTGATACTGATACCCTAGTCGGTCTGGGAAATAGCGACATCACAGCTAATGCTCAACAAGGCCGAGGAGGTAGTGTGACCATTAAGGCAAAAGGCATCTTTGGTTTAGAGTTTCGAGACCGTGAAACTCCAGAAAATGACATCACCGCCACCTCCGAACTTGGCCCATCCTTCAACGGTCAAGTCATACTCAAAACCTCAGTAGACCCGACCTCAGGCTTAACCGAATTGCCAGGAAGCCCGGTAGACGCAGAAGCCATCCTGGCCAATGACCTTTGTGGCTTTGAGAATAATCGGATTGCTGGCGGCAGTTCCTTTACCATTAGCGGAAAAGGCGGGTTACCAGCTAGTGCAGACGATCCGGTGATTAATACTGACAGAACAGTGGGCTGGCTCTCTCGTCCTGGCTTAGCCAGCAGCAGACAAGCATTACAAAAGCAACCTAAGGCCAAAGGCCACGCTACGCGAACAGTCAGACCCCCTCAAGACAAAAAAGTGATTATCGAAGCCCAAGGCTGGGTAATAGCAAAGGATGGCACGATTATTCTGACGGCGCAACCGTTTAGGGGTACTCCTGTGGAGCAGATATTGCCCAATCTTGATTGCCATTCGGGAGTCGGGAGTCGGGAGTCGGGAGTCGGGAGTCGGGAATAG
- a CDS encoding heavy-metal-associated domain-containing protein, with the protein MAVVQLKVPSIACDVCAKTITEGILQQEPDSKVTVDVTSKTVRVETEASEESIRQIITTVGHTVE; encoded by the coding sequence ATGGCAGTAGTACAGTTAAAAGTTCCCAGTATTGCGTGTGATGTGTGTGCCAAGACCATTACCGAAGGTATACTCCAACAAGAGCCAGACTCTAAAGTCACAGTGGATGTAACATCAAAGACGGTTAGAGTTGAAACCGAAGCGTCTGAAGAGTCAATTAGACAGATCATAACCACTGTCGGTCACACCGTGGAGTAA
- a CDS encoding tetratricopeptide repeat protein yields MIAIRESGVGSRESGVGNRDMKKLSFIFAIALTCFLPSGKALSNSPAITPDSRFPIPDSQFPIPDSRFPLPDSLDQQAQHLYETGQYQEAILLLEQMISNYTESGDIIGQINCLVNLALVYQTLGDLDQAKQTLSQSFSQLSQLDNTTERQQLQAQILEVQGQVYLSLGQGEKALSTWQQTSAIYQDIGDLTRLTESQIYQVQAYRVLGLYNQATKTLTEIQETLQNQPDSSLKSTALQYLGDVLRRVGKFKESQAILQQSLAIAETLPNQTLIAENLLSLGDTARLKGETEDALNFYQRVVEESPLPHLKIQGQLNQLSVLIAKQEWSQARALLPAIDYTLRTLSPSKTAINARIQLAKTLLKSQNSQLTTPNSLATYLADAIKLARDLGDKRAEAEAIGNLGTLYENQSRLDEAQDLTEKALLIAQEIQAPDLAYQWQWQLGRILNLRGYLKSFFILDFAPLAPQLWGEKESILF; encoded by the coding sequence TTGATTGCCATTCGGGAGTCGGGAGTCGGGAGTCGGGAGTCGGGAGTCGGGAATAGGGACATGAAAAAACTATCATTTATATTTGCAATCGCATTAACCTGCTTCCTGCCATCCGGGAAAGCATTATCAAATTCTCCAGCAATCACACCCGATTCCCGATTCCCAATTCCCGATTCCCAATTCCCGATTCCCGATTCCCGATTCCCGCTTCCCGATTCCCTAGACCAACAAGCCCAACACCTCTATGAAACAGGGCAATATCAAGAGGCGATACTGTTGTTAGAGCAAATGATTAGTAACTACACCGAGAGTGGCGACATTATTGGTCAGATTAATTGCTTAGTAAATCTAGCTTTAGTTTATCAAACCTTGGGAGACCTAGACCAAGCTAAACAAACACTATCCCAGAGTTTTAGCCAACTATCACAACTTGATAATACCACAGAACGTCAACAATTACAAGCCCAAATTCTAGAAGTACAAGGACAAGTCTACTTATCACTAGGTCAGGGGGAAAAAGCCTTATCAACTTGGCAGCAAACGAGTGCTATCTACCAAGATATCGGAGACTTAACTAGATTAACAGAAAGTCAGATTTACCAGGTGCAAGCCTACCGAGTATTAGGGTTGTATAATCAAGCCACTAAAACCTTAACTGAAATCCAGGAAACTCTCCAAAACCAACCTGATAGCAGCCTCAAAAGTACCGCCCTACAATACCTAGGTGATGTGCTGCGCCGAGTAGGTAAATTCAAGGAATCTCAAGCAATTTTACAACAAAGTTTAGCCATAGCGGAAACATTACCAAATCAGACCTTGATTGCTGAAAATCTTCTCAGTTTAGGAGATACAGCTAGATTAAAAGGTGAAACAGAAGACGCTTTGAATTTCTATCAACGGGTTGTGGAGGAATCTCCCTTACCCCATCTGAAGATTCAGGGACAATTAAATCAACTGAGTGTATTGATAGCTAAACAAGAGTGGTCACAAGCCAGAGCGTTATTGCCTGCTATCGACTATACCTTAAGGACATTATCTCCCAGTAAAACCGCAATCAATGCTAGAATTCAGCTAGCTAAAACCCTATTAAAAAGTCAAAATTCACAACTGACAACTCCCAACTCCCTGGCTACTTATCTCGCGGATGCCATTAAGCTGGCTAGGGATTTAGGAGATAAAAGAGCCGAAGCTGAAGCCATCGGTAACTTGGGGACATTATACGAAAACCAATCACGTCTTGATGAAGCCCAAGACTTGACCGAAAAAGCCTTACTAATTGCTCAAGAAATCCAGGCTCCGGATTTAGCCTATCAATGGCAATGGCAACTGGGCAGAATTCTAAATCTAAGAGGATATCTGAAAAGTTTTTTTATACTGGATTTTGCCCCCCTAGCCCCCCAACTTTGGGGGGAAAAAGAGTCAATTTTATTCTAA
- a CDS encoding AAA family ATPase → MKLEAVNIKNFRSIQEVALEYCGCFNVIVGKNNAGKSNILLAVNAFFESLNKGEPIVLEPPIGESIDHYEKSQNKAIEITMFFKISLDERDSLLQDIVDESPQVKNSVERIELDLRLAVTQEVMTYPKKFAYVKRIALCKYSSSTSSEKEIVHTILEINSDAAQELFTKESRAQELEDEIEQVKLLTKELVRFSDEDEWKQFKSNESSFKNRLLYPHRMNFIHTSRISISLSDKLDKLIQSTDSKSDFSHAIESLIDNMQEKANNLRSDPIQNRIDSFAGREDSVPRYALNLIKQIGEMNVLYLTERRDPIGKREAAKLLDLKVTRGGPEKLRAIQNTVSALLGVDIDAFAAKDSPMYSIREEPEAELDVDKFLVEVNGSGIREALRLILDYELNHPNILLVEEPEIHLHPALETSIMRYLKTIGKDCQIFITTHSTNFLDTAEMNNVYLASRHTSTNIKLINVEEEEESILRELGIRLSSIFMFDRLVFVEGPTDEDVIREWALICNINLAQASVGFVSMGGARNLAHFATEATINFLTKRRISIFFVIDRDERDVSEIDRLTDRIGDNAKLIVLKKRELENYLLCPRAISKFIEYKHLLAGEKTDNIPIISESDIETAIDTCADDLKDFVIERKVTKITCSPIYPNRSAVLSDDSDKSLLTKLKNEYQRQRQELSKTEQDLEEIIKEQTCQVKKIWQSKKKDLVPGDILLDNVCQRFDVRFNKQKDSARLAALMEENEIDSEVKDLVKSFAELSQTS, encoded by the coding sequence ATGAAGTTAGAAGCCGTTAATATTAAAAACTTTAGAAGTATTCAAGAGGTCGCACTTGAATATTGCGGTTGCTTTAATGTAATTGTTGGAAAAAATAACGCGGGAAAATCGAATATACTACTAGCGGTAAATGCTTTCTTTGAGTCATTGAATAAGGGTGAGCCTATTGTTCTTGAACCACCCATAGGTGAATCTATTGACCACTATGAAAAGTCACAAAATAAAGCTATTGAAATAACCATGTTTTTTAAGATTTCTCTTGATGAAAGGGATAGCTTGCTACAGGATATTGTTGATGAATCTCCACAAGTAAAAAACTCAGTGGAAAGGATTGAGCTAGACTTGAGATTAGCTGTTACCCAAGAGGTAATGACTTATCCAAAAAAATTCGCGTACGTTAAAAGAATAGCACTGTGTAAATATAGTAGTTCAACCAGTTCAGAAAAAGAAATTGTTCACACTATTCTTGAAATTAATTCTGACGCAGCACAAGAACTATTTACTAAGGAAAGCCGCGCACAGGAATTAGAGGATGAAATAGAACAGGTAAAATTACTGACCAAAGAACTGGTTAGATTTTCTGATGAAGATGAGTGGAAGCAATTCAAGTCTAATGAATCTTCTTTTAAAAATAGATTACTTTATCCACATAGAATGAACTTCATACATACCTCTCGAATATCAATTTCACTATCAGATAAACTAGATAAACTTATTCAGTCTACAGATTCAAAAAGTGATTTTAGTCATGCTATTGAATCTTTAATAGATAATATGCAAGAGAAAGCTAATAATTTGCGTTCAGATCCAATTCAGAATCGAATTGATAGCTTTGCTGGACGAGAAGATTCGGTTCCAAGATATGCACTCAATTTAATAAAACAAATTGGCGAGATGAATGTTTTATATCTTACTGAACGGCGAGATCCAATAGGAAAACGCGAAGCTGCAAAATTGCTTGATCTCAAAGTTACAAGAGGAGGGCCAGAAAAGCTTCGTGCCATCCAAAATACAGTGTCTGCCTTACTTGGAGTTGATATTGATGCATTTGCAGCAAAAGATAGCCCAATGTATAGCATCAGGGAAGAACCAGAAGCAGAACTCGATGTGGATAAATTCCTGGTTGAAGTAAATGGATCGGGAATTCGTGAAGCATTAAGACTAATCTTAGATTATGAACTTAATCACCCAAATATACTGCTTGTTGAAGAGCCTGAAATACATTTGCATCCTGCTCTCGAAACTAGCATAATGAGGTACTTAAAAACTATTGGAAAAGACTGCCAAATCTTTATTACAACTCACTCTACTAACTTTTTAGATACGGCAGAAATGAATAATGTTTATCTCGCATCTCGCCACACATCAACCAATATTAAACTTATTAATGTTGAGGAAGAAGAAGAAAGTATTCTCCGTGAGCTTGGCATTAGGCTAAGTTCTATTTTTATGTTTGATCGATTGGTTTTTGTGGAAGGACCTACTGATGAAGATGTTATCCGGGAGTGGGCATTGATATGTAACATCAATCTTGCACAGGCAAGTGTAGGCTTTGTATCAATGGGAGGTGCCAGAAATCTAGCCCATTTTGCGACTGAAGCAACGATTAATTTCCTTACTAAAAGGCGTATATCAATTTTCTTTGTAATTGATCGTGATGAGCGCGATGTTTCAGAAATAGATCGTTTGACAGATAGAATTGGTGATAATGCCAAACTAATAGTCTTGAAGAAACGAGAATTGGAAAACTATCTTCTATGCCCAAGAGCAATTTCCAAGTTTATAGAGTATAAGCACCTGCTTGCAGGAGAAAAGACAGATAATATTCCTATTATATCTGAATCTGATATAGAGACGGCTATTGATACATGTGCTGACGATCTCAAAGATTTTGTTATAGAGCGAAAAGTGACTAAAATTACTTGTAGTCCAATTTATCCAAATCGCAGTGCAGTGCTGAGTGATGACTCTGATAAATCTTTGCTTACTAAGCTAAAAAATGAGTACCAAAGACAGAGACAAGAGTTATCCAAAACCGAACAAGATTTAGAAGAAATAATTAAAGAACAAACTTGTCAAGTAAAAAAAATTTGGCAAAGTAAAAAAAAGGACTTAGTACCAGGTGATATTTTGCTGGATAATGTATGTCAACGTTTTGATGTGAGATTTAATAAACAGAAAGACTCAGCAAGACTAGCTGCGCTGATGGAAGAGAATGAAATTGACTCCGAGGTAAAAGATCTAGTTAAAAGCTTTGCAGAATTGTCTCAGACAAGTTAA
- the alaS gene encoding alanine--tRNA ligase → MPDIPNYLRGNEIRQTFLDFYSQRQHNVLPSASLVPEDPTVLLTIAGMLPFKPIFLGQRQSEFPRATTAQKCIRNNDIENVGRTARHHTFFEMLGNFSFGDYFKEQAIAWAWELSTEVFGLPPERLVVSVFRDDDEAFGIWRDKIGIPAHRIQRLGEEDNYWKSGPTGPCGPCSEIYYDFHPELGDESIDLEDDTRFIEFYNLVFMEYNQDAEGNRTPLQKQNIDTGMGLERMAQILQQVPNNYETDLIFPIVKTAAEIAGVNYSKSDEKTKVSLKVIGDHIRAIVHMIADGITASNTGRGYVLRRLLRRVVRHGRLIGIDGEFTWEVAQTAIALSESAYPNVREREKTIKAEMEREESQFLKTLERGEKLLAEILAKKPKQISGTDAFTLYDTYGFPVELTEEIAEEQGLTVDLDGFEVEMERQRERARVAHETIDLTVQGSLDQLGEQIDSTAFLGYTEAQSMAKVEALLVDGKSVESAGAGSKVQVILDQTPFYAESGGQIGDRGYLSGDALLVRIEDVQKESDFFVHFGTVERGNLTVGTTVTAQIDRACRRRVQANHSATHLLQAALKKIVDPSISQAGSLVAFDRLRFDFNCPRALTSEELDQIEAQINTWISEAHTADVEVMPLTKAKAKGATAMFGEKYGSEVRVIDFPGVSMELCGGTHVNNTAEIGVFKIISSAGVASGIRRIEAVAGPAVLDYLNVRDKVVKDLCDRFKAQPEELPERISNLQQELKATNKQLDALKQQLALAKSDQLLAEAKSVGEFKVLVAKMEGVEPEGLKSVAQQLQQKLGESAVVLGSVPSPDKVSLVAAFSKGVNQKGLQAGKFIGAIALICGGGGGGRPNLAQAGGKDGSKLGEALDRALEQLLEGLQ, encoded by the coding sequence ATGCCCGATATCCCTAATTATTTGCGCGGTAACGAAATCCGGCAAACTTTCCTCGATTTCTATTCCCAACGGCAACACAATGTATTGCCAAGTGCTTCGTTAGTACCCGAAGACCCGACGGTGTTGCTGACCATTGCGGGAATGTTGCCGTTTAAACCGATTTTTCTAGGACAACGTCAGTCGGAATTCCCTCGCGCCACTACTGCCCAAAAATGTATCCGCAACAATGATATTGAGAATGTGGGACGCACGGCACGGCATCATACTTTTTTTGAGATGCTGGGGAATTTTAGTTTTGGGGATTATTTTAAAGAACAAGCGATCGCATGGGCATGGGAACTCTCTACAGAGGTATTCGGTTTGCCACCAGAACGCTTAGTAGTGAGTGTGTTTCGGGATGATGACGAAGCGTTTGGGATCTGGCGGGATAAAATTGGCATCCCAGCCCATCGCATCCAGCGCTTGGGTGAGGAGGATAATTATTGGAAATCCGGTCCAACCGGTCCGTGTGGTCCGTGTTCGGAAATTTACTACGATTTTCACCCAGAACTGGGAGACGAGAGCATTGACTTGGAAGATGATACCAGGTTTATTGAGTTCTATAACCTGGTATTCATGGAATACAACCAGGATGCGGAAGGTAACCGCACCCCGTTACAGAAACAAAATATTGATACGGGGATGGGACTGGAGAGGATGGCGCAAATCCTCCAGCAAGTGCCGAATAATTATGAAACTGATTTAATTTTCCCGATTGTAAAAACGGCAGCGGAAATTGCTGGGGTTAACTATAGCAAGAGTGATGAGAAGACGAAGGTTTCTCTGAAGGTTATTGGTGACCATATCCGGGCAATTGTTCATATGATCGCCGATGGGATTACGGCTTCTAACACCGGACGGGGTTATGTGTTGCGCCGTTTGCTGCGTCGAGTGGTGCGTCATGGCCGTTTGATTGGGATTGATGGGGAATTTACCTGGGAAGTGGCTCAAACAGCGATCGCATTATCTGAATCCGCTTATCCTAATGTGCGGGAACGGGAAAAAACTATCAAAGCGGAAATGGAGCGGGAAGAGTCTCAATTCCTGAAAACCCTGGAACGGGGTGAGAAGCTGCTAGCTGAGATTTTGGCTAAGAAGCCTAAGCAGATTTCTGGCACAGATGCGTTTACCCTCTATGATACCTATGGTTTCCCAGTGGAATTAACTGAGGAAATTGCTGAAGAACAGGGCTTAACGGTAGACCTCGATGGCTTCGAGGTGGAAATGGAACGCCAGCGGGAACGGGCTAGAGTTGCCCATGAAACTATTGATTTAACAGTACAGGGTAGCTTAGACCAGCTAGGGGAACAGATCGATAGTACGGCATTCCTGGGTTACACTGAAGCGCAGTCCATGGCTAAGGTAGAGGCTTTGCTAGTTGATGGGAAGTCGGTGGAATCCGCTGGAGCTGGGAGTAAGGTCCAGGTGATTTTGGATCAGACCCCATTCTATGCGGAATCTGGGGGACAAATAGGCGATCGCGGTTATCTGTCTGGGGATGCGCTATTGGTTCGCATCGAAGATGTTCAGAAGGAATCGGATTTCTTTGTCCACTTCGGTACTGTCGAACGGGGAAATCTAACGGTAGGCACAACAGTAACGGCTCAAATTGACCGGGCTTGTCGCCGTCGAGTTCAAGCTAACCATAGTGCGACTCATTTACTGCAAGCGGCTCTGAAAAAAATTGTTGACCCAAGCATCTCTCAGGCAGGCTCTTTGGTGGCTTTTGACCGTTTGCGCTTTGACTTCAATTGCCCTCGCGCTCTGACATCGGAAGAGTTAGACCAAATTGAGGCACAAATTAATACTTGGATTAGTGAAGCCCATACCGCAGATGTGGAGGTGATGCCTTTGACAAAAGCTAAGGCTAAGGGCGCAACCGCTATGTTTGGGGAAAAGTATGGCTCGGAGGTCAGGGTGATTGATTTCCCTGGTGTCTCGATGGAATTGTGTGGTGGTACCCATGTCAACAATACTGCTGAGATTGGGGTGTTTAAGATTATCTCTTCCGCAGGGGTGGCCTCTGGGATTAGGCGGATAGAAGCAGTGGCTGGACCGGCGGTGCTGGATTATCTGAATGTGCGGGATAAGGTGGTTAAGGATTTATGCGATCGCTTTAAGGCACAACCGGAAGAGTTACCTGAGCGGATTAGTAATTTACAACAGGAACTCAAGGCTACTAATAAACAGTTAGATGCCCTCAAGCAACAACTGGCTTTGGCAAAATCTGACCAGTTGTTAGCGGAAGCTAAGTCAGTCGGTGAGTTCAAGGTTTTGGTTGCCAAGATGGAGGGAGTAGAACCAGAGGGCTTAAAAAGTGTTGCGCAACAGCTACAGCAGAAGCTGGGAGAAAGTGCGGTAGTGTTGGGTTCAGTGCCTAGCCCCGACAAGGTCAGTTTAGTGGCAGCCTTTAGTAAGGGTGTTAATCAGAAAGGCTTGCAGGCTGGGAAGTTTATTGGTGCGATCGCTCTTATTTGCGGTGGTGGTGGCGGTGGACGACCTAACTTGGCCCAAGCTGGTGGAAAAGATGGCAGTAAGTTAGGGGAAGCTCTTGATAGGGCGTTGGAGCAGTTGTTGGAAGGGTTGCAGTGA